Below is a window of Pirellulales bacterium DNA.
AGCATTTGGTGGGGCCAAAGGTCACACTCAGTTTTCCGGAAGAACGGCCTCAGATCGGCAACCCGCTGATCTACCGCGGCGTCCATCGACTGAATAAAGACGGTACCGGCCGCGTGAAATGCGTCGCGTGTTTTCTTTGTGCCACCGCCTGCCCGGCGCATTGCATTGACATCGTCGCCGCCGAAAGCCCTTGGCCCGACCGCGAAAAATATCCTGAGAGCTTCACAATCGATGAGCTACGCTGTATTTTCTGCGGCATGTGCGAAGAAGCCTGTCCGGTCGATGCCATCGAACTGACGAGCCTGCTCGATCTCACGGGCCGCAGCCGCGAAGAGATGATCTTTGACAAAGAAAAGCTGCTCAGCGTGTACGACATGACGATCGACGCCGAACCAATGAAATCCACAGCCTTGGGAGGGACGTTATGACCGGACTGTGGGTTTTGTCGCAGGCGGATTCGTCACTGGCGACGGCGATTAAGCACCCGATCGCCTGGACCGCCTTCTTGAGCGCTATCGCCATGTGGCTGATGTTGCCGCGCGGCTCAGCGAAGGGCCGTAGGCTTGGCGCGATCGTTGGAATCGCAGCGCTGGGATGTTTGGCGTCGTGCCTGTTGCCGCTGGGATCGTGGAGCGATAACGCTGTGTTTTGGATTCTTGCCGGAGTCACCTTGGTCGCCGGAGTTTGCACGGTGACATTTCGCAGCCCGGTTTACTGCGCGG
It encodes the following:
- a CDS encoding NADH-quinone oxidoreductase subunit I; the protein is MSGTNPNIRWLEEPKLGLSGRMYLPLFVQGLTTTFKHLVGPKVTLSFPEERPQIGNPLIYRGVHRLNKDGTGRVKCVACFLCATACPAHCIDIVAAESPWPDREKYPESFTIDELRCIFCGMCEEACPVDAIELTSLLDLTGRSREEMIFDKEKLLSVYDMTIDAEPMKSTALGGTL